The following nucleotide sequence is from Camelus bactrianus isolate YW-2024 breed Bactrian camel chromosome 19, ASM4877302v1, whole genome shotgun sequence.
AGATCCTACAATTGATAGTGAGAAGGATCTGTCTCTAAGAAACAGTTAGTGTTGGACTTTGGATGGTTGATATGCCCTGAAAAATAGGATCCAAGGAACTTCACCAGACAGGTTTTATCTCTGAGTCCCTCTTACTGAAAACATTGCAGGATACAAGACTCAAAAATAGCTCCCACTCTGTCCCTCAAGgacataataaatataatcagAAGGGTAAGAGGATATAGCATGTCCATGAAATTAAATGGGTGTTTAAAAAAGGAACAGTTGCAGAAATGAATGATGAAAAACATAACTGTTGATATGAagctttaatatttatattaatatagtaTGAATGTTGAGTTAGTGAGGTAAAGAATTATTATCTACATTCAATACTGCTCATGAACTATTCGCTGAAATTGTGGAAAGTTCTTAAATAATAAGGAAGTAACGATACTGTTTTGCTCTGTTGCTCTCCCTCGGATTCCTGGACaccatgtgaaaaaaaatgtgtatcctcctttaaaattttctattacaTCATGACTATTTTCCCGTATATTAAATATTCTccaaaaactgaatttttaataattgCATAAAATTTCATGGATTGGGTGCCCTGTACATTTTTTTTATCCAGTTTCGTAATTGGGCATtttatgtcctttttctttttgctaataAGTATATGTATGTTTCATGTACAAGTATATTCTATGTAACTATTCACAGACATAAACCATTCAACATAATAATTCTATAAATGCACCTTATTCCTGTCTGCTTAGTGTATCATCAATTTCTGAAcactgcaaattttaaaatgagggaaaatacCTAAATATATAATAGCTTCTATTTCTTTGACTATGGGGAAGTTAAActtcagatatatatgtattgtgtatTTTAGTTTTTCTACAAAGTATGTGGTTCTgcctatttttcccttttattttgaCAGCAGTCGGTTTTTTCCTGCTGATTTATAGATTTTCGCTTATAGGCTCCATTTTGAAATTTAACTCTTTAATGTTTTgaggttatttttgttttccagatAATTAGGTCAACAAAGGCTAGGGATAATTTTCAACTTTAGGACCTTATTGGCATTGGCTTCTGAACTAAGACTGTCGGCTAAATGGGAACAACTTCCTCCTTAACTGCAACAAGACAAATTTCTATTGGTGCCTAGATATACCATTCAGGGCTGGGTTTATTACACATCTTAACCACAAGGAGGCTCACAAAGCTTTCCCTTTCACCACACCTTCCACATTGAGGAAGTTGGTTCTGGTGGGGACGAGTAAAGGGAAGCTTTTTTGCTGCAACAATCATTTTCCACTATGAGGAAACGTAATGTCTGAGCTCAGGCATCGTGGGTTCAAAGTCCTACTACTGAGCTAGATCTTTGTGCCGgctggggcaagtcacttaatctctctgtaaCTTAGTTTCCCCTTCGGGCCAAAGGACATAATACTATTTTCTACTGCGTGGAGCTATTGTTAGGGCAAAATGAGGTATATATGTAAGTGCTTAGGACAAGGCTTTGCACACAGTAAGTTCTCAGTAAATTTTCAAGGTCTTTGTTtgtttagttagttagttagttttacTATTCCTCCCTCCTCCGCCATTTGATTGGGGCAGGAAGGGTTGCCTCTTGGTCAGAGGGCATGCCAATACTTGAAAAGCCAGGTGTGATTAGGGGTTTGGGTAAGGGATCAATTCCCAGAGTGATACAATGAGACAGAGCCTTGGGCTATACCCTAAACTAAACAGGCAAGAAGACTTCTGGACCACAGTGGCCTATCTCAGCAGAGATAAGAACGTGTGACCAAGGTGGAATTTGTATTAACCTGGAAAACTTCTACATTCAGAGACCTAGAAGCACCTAGTCAGAGGCTTGAGAATTCAGGATCCAGAATCTATAAAACTGTCTTACTGTAAGAACTGATATCCCAGTCATATCCTGGGACAGCCTAGACATGTTAGGCTACAGAGGCCTAGAGAGACAAGAAAGAACAGTAGCTGGAAAGagcacatattttttaatggatcaTGTGAGGACCCGGCAGATGTCTAAGGATCTAAAAACCATGTAGGCGACCTGAGAGCAATCTCACTGACGCACTACAGTGGCTGCCAAAATTGTCTCATCACAAGTCTTAGATGGATACTTGGTCATACTTGTCGTAGTCCAAAATGTCATCTCTTCTTTCTTGGCAGATTCTATTGGTTTATGCTTTACTACAGGGATGCAGCAAACCTTTCTTGccccacatttttctttcttcttctcatttGCTTTGCAAGATTTTCTGCATCTGCCAGTTCCATAACCACACTTTCTGGCCCATCCATCTATCAAAATAAAGAGATGATGAAacaaatgtgacagtgaatgtatgtatttcatgtataactgaaaaattgtgctctaccctggaatatgacacaacattgtaaaatgactataactcaataaaaagtgtttaaaaaaagatgatgaaACAAATACATGAACGAGTAAAGGCTATTACACTAAAGATGTTGGTAACTGTAGTCATAATGCTTAGAATGAACTGTTGAAATGTAATGGCATTCTTGGGAATATTAAATAAAGTTGTGCATGTAGAATGCTTGCTGCTGGTCTTGACACATATTAGATATGAGCAGTTATCTTCCTGCCTCCAACCAGCTCTAATTTGACTTTATCTTTATGCTTAGCATCTTTCCATCTTCATCATTTTTCACAGTCTCACCAACACCAGTTCCTCCTTGCCCCCAAATCTAGGTGCTTGTCAAGGAATGGGACAGTGCCTTCAATTATCTGGTATTTTCCCCCCTCTTCATTCCTGCACTTGtgatttgttgagcacctaccatgtgccagccaCTGGTCTAGGCTGATGCCCAGAGGATGTCTAGAGCAGTACTTTGAACACTGAAAGATCAGTTTATATTGCCGATCAGCAGGCAGATGTTCTCAGCCCtacataggtcaatggaacacAGAGCGTTCATTGACCCAGCTTCCCAAGCACAGTGGGTTCAGTTGAGAGATCATAGTATGTTGGTTTAAATTACAAACTTGCTCTATTCCCCACCACCAACTCCCTTCTTGGGAAATAATTCCCAATTCTCTTTCTTCCTAGGACATTTGGactggaaaaaaatcagagtcaAGATGATGGCACTCCCTCCTCTATTCCAACTGCCCTCACCAGAGTTTACAGTAGGCTGAAACCAACTCAGGGTTAGCCCATAATTACCTTCTTTTGCTTTTCAAACAACTGAGTGATGGACAAATGCTTTCAGCTTGAAaagctgatccaagggaggatgCAACTTTCAACAGCACAAACCCGAAAGGAAATCATGAAATTAAAAGTCAAACTTTagaattcctgggaatcccaagTGGAAAACATTTCTGTTAGAAAGTTATTCCACCACTCGGCCAAGAAGTCCGTTATATTTTTAGAGTGCTTTGGCCATGTTCAGTCTGGAATCCAGAATCTTCTGTCCTAGCCTCAGCTCTACACTTTGAGGCTATTTAAAAACCTGTGGCTATCCAACATCAACCTACATTTTCACTATAAATACTAAGACAAGAGCAAGATGCTTTTCTGATTGATTTTAAGGAGCATTCAAAACCAAACGGGAAAGGCAGAGTAATGGGACTGGTTACCGCAGGAGGCGGTGTAGAAGTGGTATCAGTTGGAAGTGAGAGGTGTCTGGGATGAGACCCTGTTGACATTCAGGACAAGGATATTAAGGACACTAGGGGTTTGGGGTTGTTTCTGCATATGGAAGGGGCTTCATACAAGAAACCCTGGCCTCTGCTGATATTTTTCGGGTTCCCTAATGAAAAGCACCACCACGGTCGGGGTGACAGACCACCCTTATCATGGGGCATATTCATGATAAGGCTTTTCACCAGATCTGAGCCATCCCTGTGAGCAGTCCTCACTCCCACACATGGTGGGTCTTCCAATGATTCTACGATTTGGACCCCATTCCTActcccttttccctcctctccatgGTCTGGTTACCTGGGGAAGCCTCAGCCAGGACCACAAGGACAGCTAAGGCCAGGAACAAGAGTTGAATATATCCTGAGAGGGGTGAGGAGTGATCCAGCAGCATACTGAATGTGCTAGGGAGGGTAGGTTTTCACTCTGTGTTTTATTGACC
It contains:
- the DEFB115 gene encoding beta-defensin 115, which translates into the protein MLLDHSSPLSGYIQLLFLALAVLVVLAEASPDGWARKCGYGTGRCRKSCKANEKKKEKCGARKVCCIPVVKHKPIESAKKEEMTFWTTTSMTKYPSKTCDETILAATVVRQ